The DNA sequence GAGCGCGCTTTAGGCAAACCTAATAATGTCAGAACCCCTCTACGAATATCGCGACACGCCGTTTCGTCTGTTGCAACTGCTTGAGCAGCGCTGCCGTGAAGCGAGTCAGTCACAAGTTGGTGCTGGAAATCGCCGTGAGTGGGTGGGTGTGGCATTTCGTGTAGGCAAAGAAACCTTTTTGACCTCTCGCAGTGACGTTAGGGAAGTATTGAATGTAATACCCACCACCCGCGTACCAGGTGCCAGCGACTGGATACGAGGCTTGGCGAATTTGCGCAGTCAGTTAATACCGGTAATCGATCTGGCCCGTTTTGTTGGTGCCGGGGAACACGAAATTTCTGGCAAAGAAAGAATGTTGGTTGTTAACCATGACAAGATACCCGTGGCCTTAATTGTCGATGAGGTCTTTGGCTTCCGACGCTTTAGTGATTCCGAGTTGGCCAAGGGCAAAGTTGCCAATACAGATTACCAGGTCGAGCCATACGTACTTGGCACTTGCCAGCGAGATGACAATCACTGGTCAGTGTTAGGATTACGCAAGTTAGTGGAAAGCCCGCAATTCATGCAGTCTAGTGCTGCAAGTGTAAATTAATAAAAATATAAAACTAAATATACTAAAAATTAAGACAGAGTTTGTCGCATGAGGAAAACCCATGGCTAAACAAAGTAATTTGAGTCCAAGAGAGATACCCCTGTTCGGGTTGATCGGCTTGCTCATAATTGTCGTTGCTGTAGTACTGAACGTCCTTGGGCTGGGCGGCAACATTCCGTTTTTACTGGAGTCGCTCGTAGCCCTGGCCGGGTTGTGCATACTCGGGATGTTATTTGCATACTGGAAAACCGGACATGCACGAGTTATGGCACAACAAGCAATGATCAAAGGCGAAAAAGACCAGGAAGGTATTTTACGTTTGATGGACGAACTGGGGAGTCTCGCGGATGGAGACTTGACGGTTGAAGCATCGGTGACTGAAGACGTAACCGGTTCAATTGCAGACTCGATCAATTACGCGGTTGATGCCTTACGTGAACTGGTTGTCACAATTGACCAAACCGCAACCCAGGTAAATCGTGCCGCCCAGCAAACTCAGGTGACCGCTAACAAACTGAGTGAAGTGAGTGCCAGTCAGAATGATCATGTGATCCAGGCCAATGACGCAATTAGCTCGATCACGGAATCAATACGAAAAGTATCAAATAACGCCGAGATCTCATCCAATGTTGCACAACAATCGGTACAGATCGCCGACAAGGGCGGTAAAGCCGTACGTCGTACCATTGAAGGTATGGCTTCTATTCGTGAAACCATTCAAGAAACCTCCAAACGGATCAAGCGTCTGGGCGAGAGTTCGCAGGAAATTGGAAACATCGTTGGCCTGATTAACGACATCGCCGAACAAACCAATATTTTGGCCTTGAATGCCTCGATTCAGGCGTCTATGGCGGGTGAAGCCGGTCGCGGTTTTGCGGTGGTCGCGGATGAAGTACAGCGACTGGCTGAACGTGCGACCGATGCCACCAGACAGATCGAAACTCTGGTGAAAACTATTCAAACCGATACCAATGAAGCAGTTGCTTCGATGGAAGAATCAACAGCCAACGTGGTGGGCGGCGCCAAACTCGCCGAGAACGCCGGTGAAGCGCTGGATGAGATTCAGTCGGTTTCCAAACAGATCTCGGAATTGATTACCGGTATTTCCTCCGCGTCACAAAGTCAGGCGGTTGAGGCTACCAACGTGATCAAAACCATGGAAGTATTAAGAAAATATTCTACCCAGACTGCTGGTGGTGCGTCGGTAACCTCCACTAACGTATCCAAATTGGCAGATTTGGCGAACGAACTGCGTGAGTCGGTTGAAGGCTTTACCTTACCCGAACAAAACAGCTAACAAGCAACAGCAAACTGGAATGACCATACAACAAAGGAAACATTGCTAAATAAGAACCGTTACCGCCAAATGTCGGTAACAAATTAAGCTAAGATCATGTTAAACGCCGCCTACAAAGATACCTTGTATGTCGTCTCTGACGAGATGCGTGCAACCCTGAAAGATATCAAGGCTGCACTAGAACTGGCCATTGAAACCCGTGATAACAAACACCTGGGCATGGTGCGAGAATTATTACACACCGCCAAAGGTGCCCTTGAGCTTATAGACTTCAATGCCACGGCAATGCTCGCCAGTGAAATGAACAAAGTGGTTGACCAATTGCTGGAACGTAAATCCACGAATCGCGATGCCGCTCTTGAAGCAGTCAGTGCCGGGGTTGTGTTTTTACCGAGTTTTTTCAATAAAACACTGGATTCTGACGGCAAGGAACATTCGATTGCCTTGTTACCCATATTGCAAGACCTGAGAGCAGCACGACAGGAAAAACCATTATCTGA is a window from the Gammaproteobacteria bacterium genome containing:
- a CDS encoding purine-binding chemotaxis protein CheW translates to MSEPLYEYRDTPFRLLQLLEQRCREASQSQVGAGNRREWVGVAFRVGKETFLTSRSDVREVLNVIPTTRVPGASDWIRGLANLRSQLIPVIDLARFVGAGEHEISGKERMLVVNHDKIPVALIVDEVFGFRRFSDSELAKGKVANTDYQVEPYVLGTCQRDDNHWSVLGLRKLVESPQFMQSSAASVN
- a CDS encoding methyl-accepting chemotaxis protein; protein product: MAKQSNLSPREIPLFGLIGLLIIVVAVVLNVLGLGGNIPFLLESLVALAGLCILGMLFAYWKTGHARVMAQQAMIKGEKDQEGILRLMDELGSLADGDLTVEASVTEDVTGSIADSINYAVDALRELVVTIDQTATQVNRAAQQTQVTANKLSEVSASQNDHVIQANDAISSITESIRKVSNNAEISSNVAQQSVQIADKGGKAVRRTIEGMASIRETIQETSKRIKRLGESSQEIGNIVGLINDIAEQTNILALNASIQASMAGEAGRGFAVVADEVQRLAERATDATRQIETLVKTIQTDTNEAVASMEESTANVVGGAKLAENAGEALDEIQSVSKQISELITGISSASQSQAVEATNVIKTMEVLRKYSTQTAGGASVTSTNVSKLADLANELRESVEGFTLPEQNS